A stretch of the Salminus brasiliensis chromosome 19, fSalBra1.hap2, whole genome shotgun sequence genome encodes the following:
- the tmem35 gene encoding novel acetylcholine receptor chaperone, whose amino-acid sequence MASPRTVTIVALSFALGLFFVFMGTIKLTPRLSKDAYSEMKRAYKSYAKALPGLKKMGITSVLLRKIIGTLEVGCGVVLTLVPGKPKDVANFLLLLVMLAVLFFHQLVGDPLKRYAHALVFGILLTCRLLIARQSEDRPEREERREEQINAQEKNKVKVS is encoded by the exons ATGGCCTCGCCAAGGACAGTAACCATCGTTGCTCTTTCTTTTGCGCTCGGcctcttttttgttttcatggGTACGATCAAACTGACTCCGAGGCTGAGTAAAGATGCCTACAGTGAGAtg AAAAGGGCATATAAGAGTTATGCAAAGGCCCTGCCAGGCTTGAAAAAGATGGGCATAACCTCAGTGCTCCTCCGCAAAATCATTGGTACCCTCGAGGTGGGATGTGGTGTGGTTCTGACACTCGTACCAGGAAAACCAAAGGACGTGGCCAACTTCCTGCTGCTGCTAGTCATGCTGGCTGTACTCTTCTTCCACCAACTGGTTGGAGATCCTCTGAAACGCTATGCCCATGCCCTTGTCTTTGGAATTCTGCTGACCTGCCGACTGCTGATCGCACGCCAGAGCGAGGACCGGcctgagagggaggagagaagagaggagcagATCAATGCCCAGGAAaagaataaagtcaaagttTCTTAG